Part of the Polyangium spumosum genome is shown below.
CGCGAGCGGGTGCGCGGCGCTCGAGGTCGTCTCGGTGGAGGCGGGGCCGACGGTCCTCGCCGGCGGGTTCGAGAAGGACCTCGCGCTCGTCGTCGCGCCTTCGGTGACGATCCCCTGCCAGCCGCCGAACCCCGGCGCGAAGCTCCCGCCGCTCGCGAACGTGGCCACGCTCCAGCCGGGCCCGTTCTCGGTGACGGTGCCGATCGTCGCGAAGTACGACGAGCTCGCGAAGGCGATGGGCCTCGTCTTCACCGACGGCAAGTTCTTCTTCTCGAAGGAGCACCCGAAGCTCTACATGGAGAAGCCCGAGATCTACGCCGCGAAGGATCAGCTCGTGCTCAAGCTCCACATCGCGGGGCACGTCGACAACCCCGTCAGCATGGACCTCGACGGCGACCTCTTCATGACCGGACACCCGACGGTCGTGGACAACGAGCTGCGTATCCCGGACCTCGAGCCGACGATCGAGACGAAGAGTTTCCTCTTCGCGCTCAAGGCCTCGATGGATGCCGACAAGATCCGGGATCAGGCGCGCGACGCGCTCAAGCTCGACATCGGCGAGCGCCTCAAGGCGGTGCGCGACAAGCTCTCGAGCGACATCTCGTTCGCGAGCGGCCAGGGCTGCATGAAGGCGCAGGTGCACAAGATCGAGGTCAGCAGCGTGCACGTGCACGGCACGTACATGCGCGTCTACGTGACCACGAACGCGAGCGCGTCCGTGTACATGCCCTGCCCCTGAGCCCCGCGTCTCGTGATAAAAAGCGCCATGCGCGCTCCCCTCCTCGTCGCCACGATCCTCGCCGCGTTCTCGTCCTCCTGCGCGGCGGTGGATGATGGATCCATCAAGCCCGAGCCGCGCGCCGAGGCGCCGAAGGTCGTGGCGCCGCTGCCGCCCGAATTCGGGACACTCGGCGAGCCTTGCCCGCCGCCGGGGCCATTGGACCCCGGGGCCCCGCACGTCGGGTGCGGGAAGGATGGCCGCGTCGGCCTGATCACGGCCTACCGCCGCACGGGGCTACCGGAGGGCGCGCAGAAGCTCGAAGGCTCGATGGGACGCGTGGAGGTCCTCGTCGAGGCCGATCGGGTGTGGGTGCAGGGGACGTGCATCTTTTGCCGGTCGTTCACCGAGCAGACGAGCATCGTCCACCTCGCGCACGCGACGGACGAGCAGCTCATGCAGATCCAGATGCAGGCGGAGCTCTCGAACAAATCGCCGCTGCGCGACGCGAATGCGTGGCGCGGGGCGATCGCGGCGTGGGAGCCGAAGAGGTGACCATCGGCTCCTCCGGAGCCATGCCGCGCATGCGTGTAACCTCGTTCTTCGACCTGCCCGCCGCCCCCGCGTCCCCCTCCGCCGGCTCTCCTCGGACCTGCTCGAACCCCCCGAGCCCACCCCCTTCGAGCAGGTCGGAGGAGCTCGTGGCCGGCGGGGGGAACCCCACGAGAACAGGGCGGAAACGCTCGCGGGGGCCCGCGCATCGGTCTCCCCGCAGGGCCGAGGCGCTCGCGGGGCGTCGGAGGCGGGGCGGGCAGCGGGTTCGAGGCGCTAGGGGGTGGCGGGCTTCGCTTCGGTCGGGGAGGGCGGAGGAGGGAGCTCGGGGGTGGCCTTGCCCTTGGCCTGCGCGTCGGAGGCGCTCTTTTCGAGGAGGTCGAGGTACCCGAAGACACGTGCGTCGAGGTCTTTGGGCAGGCTCGGATCCTCCTGGAGCTCGAGGGGGAGGTTCTTGCGGGCGCGGTTCAGGATGCCGATGACCTCGCCGCGCAGCCGGGCCGCGTCCTTGCGGGTCCTCGATTCGAGGTCGGCGCGGGCGCTGAGGAGGGAATCGATATCGATGCCGGCTTCGAGGAACCTCGCGGCCCAATCGTGCAGGGTGCCGCCGCCCGCGACGGGGAACATGGTGAGCTCCGGCTGGAGGGCCGCGAGCGCGTGTTGTCGATCCATGGCGGCCTTGGCCTGCGCCGGATAACTCGCGCCGAGGTCTTCGAGGGTGGGAACAAAAGCGGCGCGGATCTTCCGGGCGGCGGCGCGGACGGGCTCGGGGAGAGCGGGGAGCCGCTCGTAGGCCTCGGTCATGTGCCAGATGGCATAACCAAAGCCGTCGTGACGGACGTCCGCAGAATCGAGCTCGTCGACGAGGGGGCGGCCCGCGACGACCGCGGGGAGCTTCGCGAGGGCCTCGCGCCTGGCGGTGAGGAGCTTGATGCAGGCGGCGCCGGAGGCGAAGCTCTGGAGGGCGTCTTTGCGATTCGTGAGGAGATCGTTCAACGCGACGAAAAGAGCGACGAGGGAGATATGGCGCATGGGCGGGACGTTACAGCGGAAGGAGCGGAGAAGGCAACCGCGGAGATCGTGATGGCGAGTGATCCGCCCGGAGCAGGCTTGCCGTTCGAGGCTGGGACCGCACGTTCCGTTCTCGGAGGTGCCATCATGGCGAAGCGGTTTCTATTGTCGTTGATCGTCGCGAGTTTCGTGGGTGCTGGCGCGGGCGCGGTGGCCGCGCCGCGTGAGGCCCTGGCGGCCGCCCCGGAGGAATTCGTCGAGGAAAACCTGGGCGAGGCCGAAGAATACCTGATCGAGTCGGAAGAAGACCTGGCAGAAGCCGAAGGCGCGCTGAGCCTGCCCGACGACGAGGCCGTCGCCGAGTCCGAGCAAGCGCTGAGCGATCAACACTGGCGC
Proteins encoded:
- a CDS encoding DUF4403 family protein: MSRTSLAILLAAVTISAGCGSATPVYPPRPPATPGEPVADPVPSRVVVHATITGSALQRELENAVPRTGEGTFPMLGNERKYTWTRGPIAVRFDRGRIALDLHVDANADLPVSSLDIPLDFTILAEPVVTSEYAAKLQSIEVNVKSEDRVVKAADAAADVLGKVKSAVRGKLEEFSYDLYPTLAEAHGRLAQPIELPLGDASGCAALEVVSVEAGPTVLAGGFEKDLALVVAPSVTIPCQPPNPGAKLPPLANVATLQPGPFSVTVPIVAKYDELAKAMGLVFTDGKFFFSKEHPKLYMEKPEIYAAKDQLVLKLHIAGHVDNPVSMDLDGDLFMTGHPTVVDNELRIPDLEPTIETKSFLFALKASMDADKIRDQARDALKLDIGERLKAVRDKLSSDISFASGQGCMKAQVHKIEVSSVHVHGTYMRVYVTTNASASVYMPCP